Proteins found in one Neofelis nebulosa isolate mNeoNeb1 chromosome 3, mNeoNeb1.pri, whole genome shotgun sequence genomic segment:
- the CHMP7 gene encoding charged multivesicular body protein 7, producing the protein MWSPEREAEAPAGGDPAGLLPPEWEEDEERMSFLFSAFKRSREVNSTDWDSKMGFWAPLVLSHSRRQGVVRLRLRDLQEAFQRKGSVPLGLATVLQDLLRRGELQRESDFMASVDSSWISWGVGVFLLKPLKWTLSNMLGDNKVPAEEVLVAVELLKEKAEEVYRLYQNSPLSSHPVVALSELSTLCAGSCPDERTFYLVLLQLQKEKRVTVLEQNGEKIVKFARGPHAKVSPVNDVDVGVYQLMQSEQLLSRKVESLSQEAERCKEEARRACRAGKKQLALRSLKAKQRTEKRIEALHAKLDTVQGILDRIYASQTDQMVFNAYQAGVGALKLSMKDVTVEKAESLVDQIQELCDTQDEVSQTLAGGVTNGLDFDSEELEKELDILLQDTTKEHFDLPENPPETFYTNSVPNPRISDAELEAELEKLSLSEGGLVPSSKSPKRQLEPTL; encoded by the exons ATGTGGTCCCCGGAGCGGGAGGCCGAGGCCCCAGCCGGGGGAGACCCGGCGGGCCTACTGCCCCCCGAgtgggaggaggatgaggagCGCATGTCCTTTCTGTTCTCCGCCTTCAAAAGGAGTCGCGAGGTGAACAGCACCGACTGGGACAGCAAGATGGGCTTCTGGGCTCCGTTGGTGCTGAGCCACAGCCGCCGCCAGGGGGTGGTGCGCCTGCGTCTGCGGGACTTGCAGGAGGCCTTTCAGCGCAAGGGCAGTGTCCCGCTGGGGCTGGCCACCGTGCTGCAGGACCTACTACG CCGGGGGGAGCTGCAGCGGGAGTCAGACTTCATGGCCAGTGTAGACAGCAGCTGGATCTCCTGGGGGGTTGGAGTCTTCCTGCTGAAGCCCCTCAAGTGGACTCTTTCCAACATGCTAGGGGACAATAAGGTTCCTGCTGAAGAGGTGCTCGTGGCTGTGGAGCTGCTGAAG GAGAAGGCCGAGGAGGTGTATCGTCTGTATCAGaactcccctctctcctcccaccctgtgGTGGCCCTGTCCGAGCTGAGCACCCTGTGTGCAGGCTCCTGCCCGGATGAGAGGACCTTCTACTTGGTGTTGCTGCAGctgcagaaagagaagagagtcaCGGTTCTCGAGCAGAACGGGGAAAAG ATTGTGAAGTTTGCCCGAGGGCCACATGCCAAGGTCTCTCCTGTCAACGACGTAGATGTTGGGGTATACCAGCTGATGCAGAGTGAACAGCTGCTCTCACGCAAAGTGGAGTCCTTATCCCAGGAAGCAGAGAG GTGTAAAGAAGAAGCCCGCCGGGCATGCCGAGCAGGAAAGAAACAACTG GCACTGAGATCTCTCAAGGCCAAGCAACGGACAGAGAAGCGCATTGAAGCCCTTCATGCCAAGCTAGACACTGTTCAAGGCATCCTGGACCGGATCTATGCCTCCCAGACAGATCAGATG GTTTTCAATGCCTATCAGGCCGGGGTAGGAGCGCTAAAACTCTCCATGAAGGATGTCAcagtggagaaggcagagagcCTTGTGGATCAGATCCAAGAG CTGTGTGACACCCAGGATGAAGTTTCTCAGACTCTGGCGGGTGGGGTGACCAATGGCTTAG ATTTTGACAGTGAGGAACTGGAGAAGGAATTGGACATCCTTCTTCAGGATACCACCAAAGAACATTTTGATCTGCCTGAAAACCCCCCTGAGACATTTTATACCAACAGTGTGCCTAACCCTAGGATCTCGGACGCTGAACTTGAAGCCGAACTTGAGAAACTGTCCTTATCAGAGGGAG GTTTGGTCCCAAGCAGTAAATCTCCAAAAAGGCAATTGGAACCGACTCTCTAA